One Micromonospora sp. WMMD1120 genomic region harbors:
- a CDS encoding ATP/GTP-binding protein, which yields MDSVRCDQADTSTTIPLALKILIAGGFGAGKTTLVSALSEVRPLQTEEVLTGAGVGTDDTSGVEGKSTTTVAMDFGRITINDDLQLYLFGTPGQDRFWFLWDELAFGALGAVVLADTRRLADCFPSIDYFEQRGIPFVVGVNCFDDSRRFDLETVRRALDLDPDVPMVLCDARDRQSGKMVLISLVEHVARQRGEPVPAA from the coding sequence GTGGACTCCGTGCGCTGTGACCAGGCGGACACCAGCACCACCATCCCGCTGGCACTGAAGATCCTCATCGCGGGGGGCTTCGGGGCCGGCAAGACCACGCTGGTGAGCGCGTTGAGCGAGGTCCGTCCGTTGCAGACCGAGGAGGTGTTGACCGGCGCCGGGGTGGGCACCGACGACACCTCCGGGGTGGAGGGCAAGTCGACCACCACCGTGGCGATGGACTTCGGTCGGATCACCATCAACGACGACCTACAGCTCTACCTGTTCGGCACGCCGGGCCAGGACCGGTTCTGGTTCCTCTGGGACGAGCTGGCCTTCGGCGCGCTCGGCGCGGTGGTGCTGGCCGACACCCGTCGGCTGGCCGACTGCTTCCCGTCCATCGACTACTTCGAGCAGCGGGGCATCCCGTTCGTGGTCGGCGTGAACTGCTTCGACGACTCCCGCCGATTCGACCTGGAGACCGTACGCCGGGCGCTGGACCTGGACCCGGACGTGCCGATGGTGCTCTGTGACGCCCGGGACCGGCAGTCCGGCAAGATGGTGTTGATCTCTCTGGTCGAGCACGTGGCCCGGCAGCGTGGCGAGCCGGTGCCGGCGGCCTGA
- a CDS encoding substrate-binding domain-containing protein codes for MSAGRHRMRSKLHLAAAAATAGVLVVTTGAWFGYRELIQPSCSGEIRLAVAVASELAPAVDAAASQWVKDGAAVGPTCIRVDVSASDPVDVAAVVAAKHGAVLAGVGQASGTAVSPDVWVPDSSTWLLRLKKDATAFAPTNGASIARSPIVVAMPEPIANRLGWPEKKFNWTDLLKEVNNSSTPLRTGIVEPTRDAAGLSGLLSLTAAANGAGGDAQRNTVGALRALATGRSSLRNDLLARFPTANDATSIASGLGAAALSEEDVIAYNSKKPPVPLAALYMEPAPMPLDYPYAVLPGIEPSKASAARVLFELLTSPSFRDRLAAQSLRAPDGNWGDGFKAPQGAPSPAGGAPTTPANGGTAAGGLDPAAIQRVVSSWSIATQSGRMLAVIDVSGSMKDEVPSANNRSREEVTVDAARRGLGLFDDSWSIGLWTFSTKLVGSRDYRELVPIGPLSAQRAQLEGALATVKPSSGDTGLYDTMLAAYQAVQENWQPGRVNSIVLFTDGKNEDDNGISQQQLLAKLKELADPDRPVQVIMIGIGEGVSKAELESITKVTGGDVFVTKDPSEIGSIFLSAIARRPPAPR; via the coding sequence GTGTCTGCAGGCCGCCATCGCATGCGTTCGAAACTCCACCTAGCAGCCGCCGCCGCGACGGCGGGGGTCCTCGTCGTCACGACCGGCGCGTGGTTCGGCTATCGGGAGTTGATCCAACCCAGCTGCTCCGGGGAGATTCGGCTCGCCGTGGCGGTCGCCTCGGAGTTGGCGCCAGCGGTGGACGCCGCAGCGTCGCAGTGGGTCAAGGACGGCGCCGCGGTGGGTCCGACCTGCATCCGGGTCGATGTCTCCGCGTCCGACCCGGTCGACGTGGCCGCCGTGGTGGCGGCCAAGCACGGCGCCGTGCTGGCCGGCGTGGGGCAGGCCAGTGGCACCGCCGTCAGCCCGGACGTCTGGGTGCCGGACTCGTCGACCTGGCTGCTGCGACTGAAGAAGGACGCCACCGCGTTCGCCCCGACCAACGGCGCGTCCATCGCCCGCAGCCCGATCGTCGTCGCGATGCCCGAGCCGATCGCCAACCGGCTCGGCTGGCCGGAGAAGAAGTTCAACTGGACCGACCTGCTCAAGGAGGTCAACAACTCGAGCACCCCGCTGCGTACCGGGATCGTCGAGCCGACCCGCGACGCGGCGGGCCTGTCCGGCCTGCTCTCGTTGACGGCGGCCGCCAACGGGGCCGGCGGCGACGCCCAGCGCAACACTGTCGGCGCGCTGCGCGCGCTGGCCACCGGACGCTCCTCGCTCCGCAACGACCTGCTGGCCCGCTTTCCGACGGCCAACGACGCGACCTCCATCGCCAGTGGTCTCGGCGCGGCGGCGCTGTCCGAAGAAGACGTGATCGCGTACAACAGCAAGAAGCCGCCGGTGCCGCTCGCCGCGCTCTACATGGAGCCCGCGCCGATGCCGCTGGACTACCCGTACGCGGTGCTGCCCGGCATCGAGCCGAGCAAGGCGTCCGCAGCAAGGGTGCTGTTCGAGCTGCTCACCAGCCCCTCGTTCCGCGACCGGCTCGCCGCGCAGTCGCTGCGCGCGCCGGACGGCAACTGGGGCGACGGTTTCAAGGCGCCGCAGGGCGCGCCGAGCCCGGCCGGTGGCGCGCCGACCACGCCGGCGAACGGTGGCACCGCTGCCGGTGGCCTGGACCCGGCCGCCATCCAGCGGGTCGTGTCCAGTTGGTCGATCGCCACCCAGTCCGGCCGGATGCTCGCCGTCATCGACGTCTCCGGCTCGATGAAGGACGAGGTGCCGAGCGCCAACAACCGCAGCCGGGAGGAGGTCACCGTCGACGCGGCCCGGCGCGGCCTCGGCCTCTTCGACGACTCCTGGTCGATCGGCCTGTGGACCTTCTCCACGAAGCTGGTCGGCAGCCGGGACTACCGGGAGCTGGTCCCCATCGGTCCGCTCTCCGCGCAGCGCGCCCAGTTGGAGGGCGCGCTGGCCACCGTCAAGCCCTCCAGCGGCGACACCGGCCTCTACGACACCATGCTGGCCGCCTACCAGGCCGTGCAGGAGAACTGGCAGCCCGGCCGGGTCAACTCGATCGTGCTGTTCACCGACGGTAAGAACGAGGACGACAACGGCATCAGCCAGCAGCAGTTGCTGGCCAAGCTCAAGGAACTCGCCGACCCGGACCGCCCGGTCCAGGTGATCATGATCGGTATCGGCGAGGGCGTCAGCAAGGCCGAGCTGGAGTCGATCACGAAGGTGACCGGTGGTGACGTCTTCGTCACCAAGGACCCGAGCGAGATCGGCAGCATCTTCCTCAGCGCCATCGCCCGGCGTCCACCGGCGCCGCGCTGA
- a CDS encoding DUF742 domain-containing protein encodes MRTEPPGPQHEWLDDAAGPVMRQYSLTGGRVRPAVDGFDLVAFVVAAAAVDAAGHPRLLPEHRRLVSLARRPVSVAELAAELDLAVGVVRVLLGDLVTEGLVAVHEPPAAGILPDDDILKAVVSGLRAL; translated from the coding sequence ATGCGGACTGAGCCGCCCGGCCCGCAGCACGAGTGGCTGGACGACGCCGCCGGGCCGGTGATGCGCCAGTACTCCCTGACCGGGGGCCGGGTGCGTCCCGCCGTCGACGGCTTCGACCTGGTCGCGTTCGTGGTGGCCGCGGCGGCCGTGGACGCGGCGGGCCACCCGCGCCTGCTGCCGGAGCACCGCCGACTGGTCAGCCTGGCCCGCCGGCCGGTGTCGGTGGCCGAGCTGGCCGCCGAGCTGGACCTCGCGGTCGGTGTGGTCCGGGTCCTCCTCGGCGACCTCGTGACCGAGGGTCTGGTGGCGGTGCACGAGCCGCCGGCCGCCGGCATTCTTCCCGACGACGACATCCTCAAGGCGGTGGTCAGTGGACTCCGTGCGCTGTGA
- a CDS encoding roadblock/LC7 domain-containing protein: MPNSTKQSAGLDWLLDELVQRVPAAREAVVLSADGLLLGRTAELTPDDAEHLCALAAGFSSLARGASRHVDGGPVRQTVVEMESAYLFVTAAGQGACLAVVSDADADIGLVAYEMAMLVIRVGESLAAPARSSAGAGDAD; the protein is encoded by the coding sequence GTGCCGAATTCGACGAAGCAGAGCGCCGGCCTCGACTGGCTGCTCGACGAGCTGGTGCAACGCGTACCGGCCGCCCGGGAGGCGGTGGTCCTGTCCGCCGACGGTCTGCTGCTCGGCCGCACCGCCGAGTTGACGCCCGACGACGCCGAGCACCTCTGCGCGCTCGCCGCCGGCTTCTCCAGCCTGGCCCGGGGCGCCAGCCGGCACGTGGACGGCGGTCCGGTCCGGCAGACGGTGGTGGAGATGGAGTCGGCGTACCTCTTCGTCACCGCCGCCGGTCAGGGCGCCTGCCTGGCGGTGGTCAGCGACGCGGACGCGGACATCGGGCTGGTCGCCTACGAGATGGCGATGCTCGTCATCCGGGTGGGGGAGAGTCTCGCCGCGCCGGCCCGGTCGTCGGCCGGAGCCGGTGATGCGGACTGA
- a CDS encoding sugar transferase: MSAATLMTPATSAEPDGRRGGLAARADERSYVRVLVVLDTTILIVALLVGYVLRFGDGEPTGSKIPYVLVAPGLVLAWLISLKALGCYDDRVIGYGADEYRRVSSASLRLAGAIAIVGYIADVGVSRGFLGISFAVGTVGLEVARFAARKRLHRARSVGAGWSRRVLVVGDTAHVLELVHTLRREPYAGYQVVGACIPDALLAPVAQRLGDVPVVGSFRGIPEAATAIGADTVAVTASGELTAARLRRLGWQLEGTGVDLVVAPALTDVAGPRIHTRPVAGLPLIHVEAPEFRGARKLVKGLVDRSVSSLALAVLLPLIALIALAIKLDSRGPVLFRQVRVGRGGQEFGVFKFRTMVVNADALLAELAARNETDGLMFKMRQDPRVTRVGRLLRKWSLDELPQLVNVLLGQMSLVGPRPPLPSEVARYDGDVARRLLVKPGMTGLWQVSGRSDLSWEDGIRLDLYYVENWSLAADLTILWKTVGAVLNGRGAY, encoded by the coding sequence GTGAGCGCGGCGACACTGATGACCCCCGCCACGTCGGCGGAGCCCGACGGTCGTCGCGGCGGGCTCGCCGCACGCGCCGACGAACGATCCTACGTCCGGGTTCTGGTGGTGCTGGACACCACGATCCTGATCGTGGCACTCCTCGTGGGCTACGTGCTCCGCTTCGGCGACGGCGAGCCGACCGGCTCCAAGATCCCCTACGTCCTGGTCGCCCCCGGGCTGGTGCTGGCCTGGCTCATCTCGCTCAAGGCGCTCGGCTGTTACGACGACCGGGTGATCGGCTACGGGGCGGACGAGTACCGGCGGGTCAGCTCCGCCAGCCTGCGCCTGGCCGGCGCGATCGCCATCGTCGGCTACATCGCCGACGTCGGCGTCTCCCGGGGCTTCCTCGGCATCTCGTTCGCGGTGGGCACGGTCGGGCTGGAGGTGGCGCGGTTCGCCGCCCGCAAGCGCCTGCACCGGGCCCGCTCGGTGGGCGCCGGCTGGTCCCGCCGGGTGCTCGTGGTCGGCGACACCGCCCACGTGCTGGAGTTGGTGCACACGTTGCGGCGCGAGCCGTACGCCGGCTACCAGGTGGTGGGCGCCTGCATCCCGGACGCGCTGCTCGCGCCGGTGGCGCAGCGGCTCGGTGACGTACCCGTGGTGGGGTCGTTCCGAGGCATCCCGGAGGCCGCCACCGCGATCGGCGCGGACACCGTCGCGGTGACCGCCTCCGGCGAGCTGACCGCGGCCCGGCTGCGCCGCCTCGGCTGGCAGTTGGAGGGAACCGGCGTCGACCTGGTGGTGGCGCCCGCCCTCACCGACGTCGCCGGCCCGCGGATCCACACCCGCCCGGTGGCCGGCCTGCCGCTGATCCACGTCGAGGCGCCGGAGTTCCGGGGCGCGCGCAAGCTCGTCAAGGGCCTGGTCGACAGGTCCGTCTCGTCGCTGGCGCTGGCGGTGCTGCTACCACTGATCGCGCTCATCGCGCTGGCCATCAAACTGGACAGCCGGGGCCCGGTGTTGTTCCGACAGGTCCGCGTCGGTCGGGGCGGGCAGGAGTTCGGCGTCTTCAAGTTCCGCACCATGGTGGTCAACGCGGACGCGCTGCTCGCCGAGCTGGCAGCGCGCAACGAGACCGACGGCCTGATGTTCAAGATGCGCCAGGACCCCCGGGTCACCCGGGTCGGCCGGTTGCTGCGCAAGTGGTCGCTCGACGAGCTACCGCAGTTGGTGAACGTGCTGTTGGGCCAGATGAGCCTGGTCGGGCCGCGTCCCCCGCTGCCGTCCGAGGTCGCCCGCTACGACGGTGACGTGGCGCGGCGGCTGCTGGTCAAGCCGGGCATGACCGGGCTGTGGCAGGTCAGTGGCCGCTCCGACCTGAGCTGGGAGGACGGCATCAGACTCGATCTCTACTACGTGGAGAACTGGTCCCTCGCCGCCGACCTCACCATCCTCTGGAAGACCGTCGGCGCGGTGCTCAACGGGCGCGGAGCGTACTGA
- a CDS encoding ROK family transcriptional regulator — protein sequence MSPTHAPAGAVRQNSLRELNLALVLGRIAAARRPPSRADLATATGLTRATVSAVVEDLLAGRLVSESDPAPRSGAGRPARGLVLADEGPAGLGLEVNVDYLTVCVVDLAGQVRHRTVRRVDLRPVVPADALAHLVELAEAARADVARHGLTVVGAALAVPGLVDDAGVVRLAPNLGWRDVDVPAVLAQHPPLIEEVPGVPALVVDNEANLAALGELHSRPPGPSSFLHISGEVGIGAGIVLDGALFRGVRGWSGEIGHLPVHPEGRPCRCGGQGCLEQYAGQEAIVSAAGLARAELPADTATARLAELADAGDADALRALHDAGTALGVAVASVVNLLDLDTVVLGGGYAALASWLCPPVLAEIDARVLTAAWSPVTVRPSTLGAEAAAVGAAGSVVRRIVAQPVGWLARTS from the coding sequence GTGAGCCCCACCCACGCCCCGGCCGGCGCCGTTCGACAGAACAGCCTGCGAGAACTGAATCTCGCCCTGGTCCTGGGCCGGATCGCCGCGGCCCGTCGACCTCCGTCCCGCGCCGACCTGGCGACCGCCACCGGCCTGACCAGAGCCACCGTCTCCGCCGTGGTGGAGGACCTGCTGGCCGGCCGTCTGGTCAGTGAGTCCGACCCGGCGCCCCGCTCCGGCGCCGGCCGCCCGGCACGCGGGCTGGTCCTCGCCGACGAGGGGCCGGCAGGGCTCGGCCTGGAGGTCAACGTCGACTATCTGACGGTCTGCGTCGTGGACCTGGCCGGTCAGGTCCGGCACCGTACGGTGCGTCGGGTCGACCTGCGCCCGGTGGTGCCCGCCGACGCCCTGGCCCACCTGGTCGAGCTGGCCGAAGCAGCCCGGGCCGACGTCGCCCGGCACGGCCTCACAGTGGTCGGGGCGGCGCTGGCGGTGCCCGGCCTGGTGGACGACGCGGGAGTGGTCCGGCTCGCGCCGAACCTCGGTTGGCGCGACGTGGACGTCCCCGCGGTGCTCGCCCAGCACCCGCCGCTGATCGAGGAGGTCCCCGGCGTCCCGGCGCTGGTGGTGGACAACGAGGCCAACCTGGCCGCGCTCGGCGAGCTGCACTCCCGGCCACCCGGGCCGTCCAGCTTCCTGCACATCTCCGGTGAGGTCGGCATCGGCGCCGGCATCGTGCTGGACGGGGCGCTCTTCCGTGGCGTCCGGGGGTGGAGCGGCGAGATCGGTCACCTGCCGGTCCATCCCGAGGGCCGGCCGTGCCGCTGCGGCGGGCAGGGCTGCCTGGAGCAGTACGCCGGTCAGGAGGCCATCGTGTCCGCCGCCGGGCTGGCGCGGGCGGAGCTGCCCGCCGACACCGCCACCGCCCGGCTGGCCGAGTTGGCCGATGCCGGCGACGCCGACGCGCTGCGGGCGTTGCACGACGCCGGAACGGCGCTCGGCGTCGCGGTGGCCAGCGTCGTCAACCTGCTCGACCTGGACACCGTCGTGCTCGGCGGCGGCTACGCGGCGCTCGCCTCGTGGCTGTGCCCCCCGGTGCTCGCCGAGATCGACGCCCGGGTGCTCACCGCCGCCTGGTCCCCGGTCACTGTCCGTCCGTCGACGCTCGGCGCGGAGGCCGCCGCTGTCGGCGCCGCCGGGTCGGTGGTCCGCCGGATCGTCGCCCAGCCCGTCGGTTGGCTCGCCCGCACGAGCTGA
- a CDS encoding MarR family transcriptional regulator, giving the protein MAAAVDAAAAALLGIWESAREGTANRVSGAQLRAVMVVEQYDGINLRRLATRLDMLLSSASRLCDRLVAAGMLEREPGRFDRREISLHLTPEARRLLAELRADRQAKLAAVLTAMSPVGRDALLRGISEFDEVARRQQSRNAPVPGDSPEADWPDGPDRPGGRPVDAGRQARAPWTGPSSHPERAVAPTREWPAGDPPVARTA; this is encoded by the coding sequence ATGGCTGCCGCGGTGGACGCGGCGGCCGCTGCCCTGTTGGGCATCTGGGAATCCGCCCGGGAGGGGACCGCCAACCGGGTCTCCGGAGCGCAGCTACGCGCGGTGATGGTCGTCGAGCAGTACGACGGGATCAACCTGCGCCGGCTGGCCACCCGACTCGACATGCTGCTCAGCTCCGCCAGCCGGCTCTGCGACCGGCTGGTCGCCGCCGGCATGCTCGAACGTGAGCCGGGTCGCTTCGACCGGCGGGAGATCTCGCTGCATCTCACCCCGGAGGCCCGCCGGCTTCTCGCCGAGCTGCGGGCCGACCGGCAGGCCAAGCTCGCCGCCGTGCTGACCGCGATGAGCCCGGTGGGCCGCGACGCGCTGCTGCGCGGTATCAGCGAGTTCGACGAGGTCGCCCGCCGTCAGCAGAGCCGCAACGCCCCGGTGCCGGGCGACTCGCCGGAGGCGGACTGGCCGGACGGCCCGGACCGACCCGGTGGACGGCCGGTCGACGCCGGCCGGCAGGCGCGCGCGCCGTGGACGGGCCCGTCGAGCCACCCGGAACGGGCCGTCGCGCCCACCCGGGAGTGGCCGGCCGGCGACCCACCGGTGGCGCGCACCGCCTGA
- a CDS encoding SpoIIE family protein phosphatase, translating to MTTTRQPGGTPLPADARLARELLDGLAEAILTTDETGRVTLVNAMAAELLPEISAGTALPDCNVTPLAQAVASGADHFTAEHHGRRLSGARRHLAGGRYAWYVRDVTEDHRHTAALLAERARTAFLAEAGSRLALTLHRDEVLRAVTTLAVPVLADVAVALPRSPAPAEPHARWTRYADGAPAPVGGLAGPTLASTVPGLAEALAGDVTEPGRWPDAPHADLAGMLPLDFGPPGALLVTPLLSAGGSAGALLLVRRGGRQGFDSREVELAREFAARAGAALATADLHGEQAHLARVLQTSLLPPDLPAVNGVRMAGGYRAAGDTLRIGGDFYEVFPHADGALFALGDVCGRGVGAAVLTGRVRQCLQTLRLVERRPLELIHLLNQALLDAPDAARRSQLTTVLLGSLERLPTGLDVRIAGGGHPAPLLVTADGTVTPVPVGGMPVGALTAARFAETRVRLGPGDLLLAYTDGVTGARGPRDAAVFGEARLRATLAAAAGQPPAALIDRVLAAVDDWLDGQAHDDVAMLALGASTSA from the coding sequence GTGACCACGACCCGGCAACCCGGCGGCACCCCGTTGCCGGCCGACGCGCGGTTGGCCCGTGAACTACTCGACGGGCTCGCCGAGGCGATTCTGACGACCGACGAGACCGGCCGGGTCACGCTTGTCAACGCCATGGCGGCGGAGCTGCTGCCGGAGATCAGCGCCGGCACCGCGCTGCCGGACTGCAACGTGACGCCCCTGGCCCAGGCGGTCGCCAGCGGAGCCGACCACTTCACGGCCGAGCACCACGGCCGACGGCTGAGTGGCGCCCGACGGCACCTCGCCGGCGGTCGCTACGCGTGGTATGTCCGCGACGTCACCGAGGACCACCGTCACACCGCCGCCCTGCTCGCCGAACGCGCCCGCACCGCGTTCCTCGCCGAGGCGGGCAGCCGACTCGCCCTGACCCTGCACCGCGACGAGGTGCTGCGGGCCGTCACCACGCTCGCCGTCCCGGTCCTCGCCGACGTCGCCGTGGCACTGCCCCGGTCGCCCGCGCCGGCCGAGCCGCACGCGCGGTGGACCCGGTACGCCGACGGCGCGCCCGCCCCGGTCGGCGGGCTCGCCGGGCCCACGCTGGCCAGCACCGTCCCCGGACTCGCCGAGGCGCTCGCCGGCGACGTCACCGAGCCGGGCCGCTGGCCGGACGCTCCGCACGCCGACCTGGCCGGCATGCTGCCGCTCGACTTCGGGCCTCCGGGCGCGCTGCTGGTCACCCCGCTCCTCAGCGCCGGCGGGTCGGCCGGCGCGCTGCTGCTCGTCCGTCGGGGTGGGCGACAGGGTTTCGACAGCCGCGAGGTCGAGCTGGCCCGGGAGTTCGCCGCACGCGCCGGTGCCGCGCTGGCCACCGCCGACCTGCACGGCGAGCAGGCCCATCTGGCCCGGGTGTTGCAGACCAGCCTGCTCCCGCCCGACCTGCCCGCCGTCAACGGGGTACGGATGGCCGGGGGCTACCGCGCGGCGGGCGACACCCTGCGCATCGGCGGCGACTTCTATGAGGTGTTCCCGCACGCCGACGGCGCCCTGTTCGCGCTGGGCGACGTGTGCGGTCGGGGCGTGGGCGCCGCCGTGCTGACCGGTCGGGTCCGCCAGTGTCTGCAGACGCTGCGCCTGGTCGAGCGGCGCCCACTGGAGCTGATCCACCTGCTCAACCAGGCGTTGCTCGACGCGCCCGACGCGGCGCGGCGCAGCCAGCTCACCACGGTGCTGCTCGGCTCGTTGGAACGCCTGCCGACCGGCCTCGACGTACGGATCGCCGGCGGTGGGCACCCGGCGCCACTGCTGGTCACCGCCGACGGCACCGTCACCCCGGTCCCGGTCGGAGGCATGCCGGTCGGGGCGTTGACTGCCGCACGTTTCGCCGAGACCCGGGTACGCCTCGGTCCGGGCGATCTGCTGCTCGCGTACACCGATGGGGTGACCGGGGCGCGCGGCCCGCGGGACGCGGCGGTCTTCGGCGAGGCCCGGCTGCGGGCCACGCTCGCGGCGGCGGCCGGGCAGCCTCCGGCGGCGTTGATCGACAGGGTCCTCGCGGCGGTCGACGACTGGCTGGACGGCCAGGCGCACGACGACGTGGCGATGCTGGCGCTCGGCGCGTCGACCTCGGCGTGA
- a CDS encoding PP2C family protein-serine/threonine phosphatase, giving the protein MSEPVNRARRALNQAPADRVVDGISAVLASTYGITEVELYQVDYRLAELLPLSEADPITGPGHPAWRAFDHQSPVVSDGAAWLPVTMRGERRGVLHLSPVPDEPQVLAALAEIATALAHEVAAVSAGTDVYRAARRSQRLTLAAEMQWDLLPGRSRIRPSFSLAGQLEPAYAVRGDSFDWSDDGQRLWLSTINGTGEGVEASLLTSLGTQALRNARRAGLSLADQVALADQAIYDLYRGERHLSALLMELDLESGLMTVVDAGSPRLVLLRGGEVTQQPLEAQFPMGMFEATDYHEQKLPLEVGDRLFVVSDGVVDATGQQVRYGETALERFLRRTGPMSPLDAVRSLIGDLRAFVAGDLVDDAVVVCLDWTGPQA; this is encoded by the coding sequence ATGAGCGAACCGGTCAACCGGGCACGACGTGCCCTGAACCAGGCGCCGGCCGACCGAGTCGTCGACGGAATCAGCGCGGTGCTCGCGTCCACGTACGGGATCACCGAGGTCGAGCTGTACCAGGTCGACTACCGGCTCGCGGAGTTGCTGCCGCTCTCCGAGGCCGATCCGATCACCGGCCCCGGGCACCCCGCCTGGCGCGCCTTCGACCACCAGTCGCCGGTCGTGAGCGACGGCGCGGCCTGGTTGCCGGTCACCATGCGTGGTGAGCGCCGTGGGGTGCTGCACCTGTCACCGGTGCCGGACGAGCCGCAGGTCCTCGCCGCGCTGGCCGAGATCGCCACCGCGCTCGCGCACGAGGTGGCGGCGGTCTCCGCCGGCACCGACGTCTACCGGGCGGCGCGCCGGTCCCAGCGCCTCACCCTCGCCGCCGAGATGCAGTGGGACCTGCTCCCCGGTCGCAGCCGGATCCGCCCCTCGTTCAGCCTCGCCGGGCAGTTGGAGCCGGCGTACGCCGTACGCGGCGACAGCTTCGACTGGTCCGACGACGGGCAGCGGCTCTGGTTGTCCACCATCAACGGCACCGGCGAGGGCGTCGAGGCGTCCCTGCTCACCTCGTTGGGCACCCAGGCGCTGCGTAACGCGCGCCGGGCCGGGCTGAGCCTTGCCGACCAGGTCGCCCTCGCCGACCAGGCCATCTACGACCTGTACCGGGGCGAGCGGCACCTCTCCGCGTTGCTGATGGAGCTGGATCTGGAGTCCGGGCTGATGACGGTGGTGGACGCCGGCTCACCCCGACTCGTCCTGCTGCGCGGCGGCGAGGTCACCCAGCAGCCGCTGGAGGCGCAGTTCCCGATGGGCATGTTCGAGGCCACCGACTACCACGAGCAGAAGCTGCCGCTGGAGGTCGGCGACCGGCTCTTCGTCGTCAGCGACGGGGTGGTGGACGCCACCGGGCAGCAGGTGCGCTACGGCGAGACGGCACTGGAGCGCTTCCTGCGCCGGACCGGGCCGATGTCGCCGCTGGACGCCGTCCGCTCGCTGATCGGCGACCTGCGCGCGTTCGTGGCCGGTGACCTGGTCGACGACGCGGTGGTCGTCTGCCTGGACTGGACCGGCCCGCAGGCGTGA
- a CDS encoding lactonase family protein, translated as MNGEGQLVHIGGYTAQSGGRSSGIVAARRDPGTGALTPLGTVAVTASPSFLTRHPTLPVLYAVNELPDGEISAWRVDADGALDPLGSRSSGGAEPCHLAVTPGGDHLLAANYGSGSVAVFPLDGRGVPGERSDLVVHEGHGPDPERQDGAHAHMVSPGAGRGPILAVDLGTDSVYRYDLDGATGRLVPRAPRVHATPGSGPRHLARHPDGRRCYLVGELDASVTAYAMTDDGALQQRGRVEASERSGHVQPSEIAVAGDGRFLYVANRGVGTVAVFALAGEVPELVAEVDTGGEWPRHFALIGQHLYVADERADMVRVFRRDIDSGLLEAVGEPVPVPSPTCVLP; from the coding sequence GTGAATGGTGAGGGTCAGCTCGTCCACATCGGGGGCTACACCGCGCAGAGTGGTGGTCGGAGCAGCGGCATCGTCGCGGCGCGACGCGACCCGGGCACCGGGGCGCTGACACCGCTCGGGACCGTGGCGGTCACCGCGTCCCCGTCCTTCCTGACACGGCACCCCACCCTCCCGGTGCTCTACGCGGTCAACGAGCTGCCCGACGGCGAGATCAGCGCCTGGCGGGTCGACGCCGACGGCGCGCTCGATCCGCTCGGCAGCCGGTCCAGCGGCGGCGCGGAGCCCTGCCATCTGGCGGTGACGCCCGGTGGCGACCACCTGCTGGCGGCCAACTACGGCAGCGGCAGCGTCGCGGTCTTCCCGCTCGACGGGCGGGGCGTGCCCGGCGAGCGCTCCGATCTGGTGGTGCACGAGGGGCACGGCCCCGATCCGGAGCGCCAGGACGGCGCGCACGCGCACATGGTCTCCCCGGGCGCCGGCCGCGGGCCGATCCTCGCCGTGGACCTCGGCACCGACTCCGTCTACCGGTACGACCTGGACGGCGCGACCGGCCGACTGGTGCCGCGCGCTCCCCGGGTCCACGCGACGCCCGGCAGCGGGCCCCGACACCTGGCCCGGCACCCGGACGGCCGGCGCTGCTACCTCGTCGGGGAGTTGGACGCGTCGGTGACCGCGTACGCGATGACCGACGACGGCGCGTTGCAGCAGCGCGGCCGGGTCGAGGCGAGTGAGAGGTCCGGTCATGTCCAGCCGTCGGAGATCGCTGTCGCCGGAGACGGCAGGTTCCTCTACGTCGCCAATCGCGGGGTGGGGACGGTGGCGGTCTTCGCGCTCGCCGGTGAGGTGCCCGAACTGGTGGCCGAAGTGGACACCGGTGGCGAGTGGCCCCGGCACTTCGCGCTGATCGGGCAGCACCTCTACGTCGCCGACGAGCGGGCGGACATGGTGCGGGTCTTCCGCCGCGACATCGACAGCGGTCTCCTGGAGGCGGTCGGCGAGCCGGTGCCGGTGCCGAGCCCGACCTGCGTGCTGCCGTGA